The DNA window TTAAGCCGGACTTCATAGTCAACCAATCAATTGCGTTGCTCAACACGTCTTAACATGGATATGGGTGTGCTAAAGTTTACACTCTTTGCCAAAGACAACAGCAAAGCATGAAATGAGCTTCAACTTTGAATACAATACTGAAAATCCAGCAAATTACTTGAAGAATGTTGACAAACTAGGGTAGAAATGTTTGGTAGCAAAGGCAAAAGAAGAAAGATATGAATATGAATTGGATAGAAGTAGAACAAGGTGAACAAACTAcatatatcaataaaattggcTTCTTCCCTCTCTCATCAAAATCTAGGGCTCAACGCACAACCGAGAGCAGGCCGCCCTCCGCGGCGTCGCTCTCATCCAAAAACAAATCCTCCGTGCCTCTTAAGGCGGCGTGGGCGGCGCACACTACCAGCGCCACAATCAGCGCGACGATCACATTGAATCCGACGTGAGTCAACGCCAGCGCCACCACAGTGACCACCGCCAGCGCCACCAAAACCACGCGATCATCCACAACTCTGCCTAGAGCGATCACCGGATCCTCGCGGCACAGGTAGAGCCACAGCCAGGCTAGGAACACCACGAGGAAGACGATCATGGAGAGCGGGTGGTAGACGAGGCCGCAGAAGAGGATGATTAGGGCGATTAGGGCGTAATTGACGCGGAAGTAGTTCAGATTGTGCCGGATTCGAGACGTGGCCTCGGCGTAGCTGTaggggagggagagggaggagaCGTCGAGGAGCAGGCGCCATGGCCGGCGGGCGGCGTAGAGGGATTGGGCGCGGGAGACTAGCTGCGGCTTTGCGGCGGAGGCGGAATTTGCGAGCATTGTTGTGGCTTGCAGCGGAAGGGCGAGATTAGATGAAacgagaagagagagaaagcacCGAGAGTTAATTGAGGCGGCGGAGGAGATGCGGCGGAGATTTTGGGAGTTGGGGCTGTTTCAGTGTGATGGAGAGAATCTCTTAAATCGAATGGCGAGTGGATTAATTTTAGTtaatcaataatttaatttagatTTTTCACTATAAACTCTAAATTTAGAATCTAAAACAAATTGATAAACAATAAATCTCACTCTACTTAAATGTATATAGATAAGTCGAATtgttacatttatttattaatttaagatGGGGAGTATTATTCTAAGTCAATGATGAAGTTGGTGTTGCCTTCTTTATTGCAGTTCAAGTAATTGAGTACCTGCATATTAATATAGATTGGAAATTTAATTTGATGATCTAAATGGTATTTTGTATGATGAAAGATTAGATGACACAAACCTGTTTCATAGTAAACCTTTGATGAGGATCTTGTTTGAGACAGCTGTCAGCAGCAAGCACCATCCAAAATAGCTGGTGAACATCATGGCACTCCAAAATCCTTGAATCTATGAGTTTTGGATAGTTTTTTGCTTCCAAAAGTGGCTTTGCCTGTCATCTTACAATaaattaattcaataaaattgaatcTTATGATTTAATGATTCAGTCCATAAAAGAAACGTGACAAGAGTACATGTTACAACACTATTCAAATCAAAAGAGATATTTCAAGAAATAGTTGATCATAAGTGATTTTTGCCTTTTTGCCTTGGGATGGATCGAAAAAGAAATTTTATAAAG is part of the Salvia splendens isolate huo1 chromosome 6, SspV2, whole genome shotgun sequence genome and encodes:
- the LOC121806775 gene encoding PRA1 family protein E-like; the encoded protein is MLANSASAAKPQLVSRAQSLYAARRPWRLLLDVSSLSLPYSYAEATSRIRHNLNYFRVNYALIALIILFCGLVYHPLSMIVFLVVFLAWLWLYLCREDPVIALGRVVDDRVVLVALAVVTVVALALTHVGFNVIVALIVALVVCAAHAALRGTEDLFLDESDAAEGGLLSVVR